A single genomic interval of Gossypium raimondii isolate GPD5lz chromosome 11, ASM2569854v1, whole genome shotgun sequence harbors:
- the LOC105761730 gene encoding uncharacterized protein LOC105761730 — translation MSRPWLLVFIVFIVMLTSQFEWKQQFGEEIEPTSTVSLKDQSLSKRQEYVKEKIILSQERNIQKLNEQVRNLREQLLWCKAETEISNGSAFALSEHLSEIEQQPMLDD, via the exons atgtcGAGGCCATGGCTACTAGTTTTTATAGTGTTTATAGTAATGCTCACTTCTCAATTCGAATGGAAGCAGCAATTTGGTGAAGAAATTGAGCCAACTTCCACTGTTTCTCTCAAAGATCAATCTCTTTCCAAACGCCAAGAATACGTCAAAGAAAAG ATCATACTTTCTCAAGAAAGGAATATTCAGAAACTGAACGAGCAAGTGAGGAATCTTCGTGAACAATTGCTATGGTGTAAGGCTGAAACCGAGATTAGTAACGGCTCTGCATTTGCTTTGAGTGAACATTTAAGTGAGATTGAGCAGCAGCCAATGTTAGATGACTAA
- the LOC105761731 gene encoding protein GL2-INTERACTING REPRESSOR 1, with the protein MSGGNGPKLELKLNLSPPRVNPPEESLTTTENSSPASSCVLSETNQMHEVETTTDTVADVAAATPMMLVGCPRCLMYVMLSENDDPKCPNCKSTVLLDFLHAIKTRKS; encoded by the coding sequence atgagtGGTGGAAATGGTCCCAAGCTGGAGTTGAAATTGAACCTATCGCCACCGAGGGTTAACCCCCCAGAGGAATCGTTGACGACGACGGAGAATTCTTCTCCTGCAAGTTCATGTGTGCTGTCAGAGACTAACCAGATGCATGAAGTTGAAACTACCACCGATACTGTGGCGGATGTGGCGGCGGCGACACCCATGATGCTAGTTGGGTGCCCAAGGTGCCTCATGTACGTGATGCTGTCAGAGAATGATGACCCTAAATGCCCTAATTGCAAGAGCACTGTCTTGCTTGATTTTCTCCACGCCATTAAAACTAGAAAGAGTTAG
- the LOC105761729 gene encoding short chain aldehyde dehydrogenase 1 has translation MGSVKRLEGKVALITGGASGIGESTARLFVQHGAKVVIADIHDDLGSSICEQLGGHGIISYVHCDVTCDSDVRNAVHLAVSKYGKLDIMLNNAGVGNLATDIVDTSNEDFKKVMDTNVFGGFLGAKHASRVMIPAKNGCILFTASSLSVWAGFAGHSYVASKHAVVGLAKSLCVELGQYGIRVNCISPHMVATPMLTKAMGVEKEAVESLASKAANLKGKVLTVEDVAAAALYLASDESQYLSGVNLVVDGGYSVTNTSLSMTIESLTS, from the exons ATGGGTTCTGTAAAAAG GCTAGAAGGTAAAGTGGCCTTGATAACAGGGGGAGCCAGTGGAATTGGCGAGAGCACGGCGAGGCTTTTCGTTCAACATGGAGCCAAAGTTGTCATTGCGGACATTCACGATGATCTCGGAAGCTCAATCTGCGAACAACTTGGCGGCCATGGAATAATTTCTTATGTTCATTGTGATGTTACTTGTGATTCAGATGTTCGAAATGCAGTGCATTTAGCTGTTTCAAAGTACGGGAAGCTCGACATCATGCTTAATAATGCTGGAGTAGGCAATTTGGCGACCGATATAGTGGATACAAGCAATGAAGATTTCAAGAAAGTTATGGATACCAATGTATTTGGCGGATTTTTGGGTGCCAAACATGCCTCTAGGGTTATGATCCCGGCCAAGAATGGATGCATTCTTTTCACCGCCAGTTCGTTGTCGGTGTGGGCTGGTTTTGCCGGGCATTCGTACGTGGCGTCGAAGCATGCGGTGGTGGGATTGGCCAAGAGTTTGTGTGTTGAGTTGGGACAATATGGGATTAGGGTCAACTGCATTTCACCGCATATGGTGGCGACGCCAATGTTAACGAAAGCCATGGGGGTGGAGAAAGAAGCAGTGGAAAGCTTGGCTTCTAAAGCAGCGAACTTGAAAGGGAAGGTTTTGACGGTGGAAGATGTGGCGGCGGCGGCGTTGTATTTAGCTAGCGACGAGTCACAATATTTGAGCGGCGTTAATTTAGTGGTTGATGGAGGGTATAGCGTTACTAATACTTCGTTGTCAATGACAATCGAAAGCCTTACGTCTTAA
- the LOC105761733 gene encoding mRNA-decapping enzyme-like protein has product MSQTGKLMPNIDQQSTKMLNLTVLQRIDAFIEEILITAAHVTFYEFNLDSNQWSRKDVEGSLFVVKRNTQPRFQFIVMNRRNTDNLVENLLGDFEYEVQGPYLLYRNAAQEVNGIWFYNPRECEDVANLFSRILNAYTKVPAKPKTSASKSEFEELEAVPSMSVIEGPLEPPATASRATDAPQDSSFVNFFSAAMNLGSNAPNGTKPTQPYHSISTTPLSSHAPTAIPTPTPAPSVSSLPLSAAPLVDSASSSNRVTNLVKPSSFFAPPSSSSSSLMMPPPSSSNPTASALHPPLNPQHPYGTPMLQPFPPSTPPASLTPGAPSSLHNGSLISRDKVRDALLMLVQDDQFIDMFHQALQKVHHT; this is encoded by the exons ATGTCTCAGACTGGAAAATTGATGCCGAATATCGACCAACAAAGCACGAAGATGCTCAATCTCACTGTTCTCCAAAGAATTGATGCTTTCATTGAAGAGATTTTGATCACTGCTGCTCACGTCACCTTCTACGAATTCAACCTCGATAGTAATCAATGG agTCGAAAAGATGTTGAAGGATCTCTCTTTGTTGTTAAGAG gaATACACAACCTCGGTTCCAGTTCATTGTAATGAATCGTCGTAACACAG ATAATTTAGTGGAGAATCTATTGGGAGATTTCGAGTACGAGGTTCAAGGTCCGTATTTGTTGTATCGAAATGCTGCGCAAGAAGTTAATGGTATTTGGTTCTATAATCCGCGTGAATGTGAGGATGTTGCAAACCTCTTTAGTAG AATACTTAATGCATATACAAAAGTTCCTGCAAAGCCAAAGACATCTGCAAGCAAAAG TGAATTTGAGGAACTAGAAGCTGTTCCTAGCATGTCTGTAATAGAAGGTCCCTTGGAGCCACCAGCAACTGCCTCTCGTGCTACTGATGCTCCTCAAGATTCATCATTTGTTAACTTCTTTAGT GCTGCTATGAATCTTGGAAGTAATGCTCCAAATGGTACAAAACCAACACAGCCTTACCATTCTATCTCGACCACCCCTCTGTCTTCTCATGCTCCAACTGCCATACCCACTCCTACTCCTGCTCCATCAGTGTCATCCCTTCCACTTTCTGCTGCACCTTTGGTTGATTCAGCAAGTAGCAGCAACCGAGTGACTAATCTCGTAAAGCCTTCATCCTTTTTTGCACCCCCTTCCTCTTCTTCATCCTCATTGATGATGCCACCTCCCTCTTCATCAAATCCAACCGCCTCTGCTCTTCATCCACCCCTCAATCCGCAACATCCCTACGGCACTCCAATGCTTCAACCCTTTCCTCCATCTACTCCACCTGCATCTCTCACTCCAGGTGCCCCATCTTCTTTGCACAATGGATCTCTTATTAGCAGGGATAAAGTCCGTGATGCTCTACTAATGCTTGTTCAg GATGATCAATTCATTGATATGTTCCACCAGGCATTGCAAAAGGTGCATCATACCTGA
- the LOC105761732 gene encoding uncharacterized protein LOC105761732: protein MVLWSYPPTAKQLTVTIGFCLTGASFIAAGAYLSFVNIGPQQERVKARSQYVKDRLRKMLDD from the coding sequence ATGGTGCTTTGGTCATATCCACCGACGGCGAAGCAACTAACAGTGACGATCGGTTTTTGCCTCACTGGAGCTTCGTTCATTGCCGCCGGAGCTTACCTTTCGTTTGTAAATATTGGTCCTCAACAAGAACGTGTTAAAGCTCGTAGCCAATACGTCAAAGACCGGCTTCGAAAGATGCTCGACGATTAA